The nucleotide sequence TTATCAGTGAAGAAGATGAAGGTATCTTAGGGAAGTACTGCAGAAATAACGTCTTAATCGTTCTGCCTGTTCCTTTGATCAATGTGATCAATCCTCTCGGGTGGCCTTGCTTAGCTATGAGTAATTATGCAGGAAGATCCGGCGAGGCAGTGGCTTATCAGGACGCTGTCCGAGAAAAAGTGATCCGAGAGAAAGCCGCAGCTAACGGGGCCAATATCGTATTCATGCTCAAAGTTACGAAAGGACTGAAAGGCATAGTTTCGCAGGCATTGAATCAGGCAGGCTCACTTGCAGGGACCGCATCCATCATAAACAATATTGAGAACTGGGAGATCTATGGGATCCACGTCTTAGACAAGAGCTACTACCAAAGAAAATAGATCCTGGCGTTAAAGGCGCTTATCGTTAGCGCCTCTTTTCTTCAGAGAGTTGCTTACGCCGGCAAGATCCCAGTATCGTAATCGTCCACGGAAGAAGGGATCGGAGTGCAACCCGGCAGCTTGGTCCAATCAGGTTCATCCCCTATATGTCTATAGGTATGACTCCAAAGGATCCGATCTTTCAGGACCAAAAAGGCACCTGGCATTCTCAAGATATTTCGTCCTTGGACTCCGTAAAAATTCCCTTTGGTAAGAGCTCTGACCGCGCTTACCCAAACCTCCGGTCCCGCTAATTCGATCAAATTTCCTTCCGAAATTTTCAAATATTCGTAAAGACCTGCGTCCGGATCGGAGATGGCGCTTGCCTCCGGCCAGAATCTTGAAAAAAATTCTTCTCCTTCTCTTACAGAATCAGGATGAACGAACAATATAGGCGGGAAGGCAGAGACCCGAGAGCTGATCTGTCTAAGATCCTCCACAGTCTCTCTACAAAAAATACATCCTAAATGTCGGAGATAGATGAGTAAACTAGGCTTCTGAGGAATATTATCCCCCAAAACCGTTCCGATCAGCCTTCTGCCTTTGACCGGATATTCCAAGACTTCTTTCGGTAGAAATTTCATCTGAGTTGGAATCTATTCTTTAGACAGATCCAAAAATCCGTCTCCTTCCAATTTCGGGCCGTTTTCTTTTCCGATCCATCCAGACATTTTCCTTGTTCAAAAAAAAGCAGGCTTAAAGGGAAGATCCGATCCATCTAACACTCTGGAATTGATCCTGGCTTTTCGGTTCCAAACGGCCCAGCTTGCCCTGTAAATAGGAGAGACCCAAGCCGAAGGAAATAAATTCCCTTTCGCGGCCAATTCGCTAACCTGGTTCCTCCATTTGGAATAAAGCCTGGCTGCGTCCGTCAGAGCTTCCTCCGAGATCGTATCCAAGGAGCGATGCCTAGGTTGAGAAAGAGTCCATTCTACTTTTTGAATGTATTTTTCTTGGACTTCCTTTAACTCCGCGCTAAATATCGGAACTGCCTTTCGATAATTCCTAAGACAGAGTCTATACAATATTTCATGGTTCCACCAGAGAGAAGCGTCCGGAGTGGCTCCCGGTTGCACTACTTTTCCTTCTAAGGCAGCTTTGCCCGGAAGGGAAAATGGAATAAAAATCGAGATAGAAGGGATTGAAGTGCCCGTTGCCCAAAACTGGGAATAAGTAGGATCCGGATCCAATTCCGCCAGAAAAGAAGAAGTCGTCTGATTAGGAGAAAGAGGACCTCCTGCATGCAAACATACCGAACCCATTCCTGCGTCGCTCGGATTGAATCTTGGATCCTTGGAAGGAAATCCTCCTAAGGTTAGTTTCATAGGAGAACTGCCCTGACCGCTTCCTTCCAATCTAAGGATCTGCATTGCTTCCGGAATTCCCAAAGCGGAACCGAAGAATTCTCCCGCCTTAGAAGTGATCCCTCTGCGTATTTTACATTTACTGAATGTAGTGTAAAGGGAATCGGAGAAGATACCTTTGAACGAGAAATTCTCTCCTTTCCTTAACCATCCCTTGGCCCTAGCAAAATCGATCGCGCCCGAATGCAATCCGTCGTAATTCGATTCGAGTGTGAGTCCATTCGAAATGGAATAGAAACCATGGACCTTCTTCCAAGCCCAGAATTTGTCTGCGGTCTCTAACACGAAGGCATCCTTGGCATCCGCGATAATAAAACTATTATGATAGAAGAAATTTCGATTCGCGTATCCTCCGCACGCGTCCTGACCAAATCTTTCCAGATGTTCTATGATGCAATCTTTCGCTTCCGAAGCGGAATCGGATCTTTCCAAGGCGATCCTAAGTAAGTCCATTCCGGTCAATCCGTTGTTTTTCTTTTCGATCGGAATACGAGTAAAGACTGCTTCGTTCCCGATCGTCACTCCTTTAGAATTTGCTCCCATCTCCGCTCCCCAAAGATGAAAAGGACGAGAGATCAAAATTTCTTTGGACTTCTTTGCTTGGGGAATGTCCAGAAAACTGACACGAACAGAACTTTCTTTATGATTCTTTTCCGAAAGACGGACTAGGCATTGGGCCTCATTCGGTTCTCGATCCGAATTTTTACCGAAGATCATTCTCCCAGAAGAAGTAAGATCAGGAGTAGCAACGAATGTATCGCACATAGGCGGGAATGCTACCTTCTTTCCCCAGAAGAGCAAGAGGTTTTTATACTACAAAACTTCCAGAAGGAGCATGGTCATATCATCCTTAAGATGAGAACGATGCAGATTCAGAACGGACTTGCCCACGGATTCCAGGAACTCGTGTCCCGATTTGGAAGTATGATCCTGGAGTAATTTCACAAAAGAATCGTAGCCGAAAAACTCCTGATCCTCTCCATAAAACTCGAATAATCCGTCGGAAAAAAGAAGTACCTTATCTCCCGGAGACAATTCCACAGTATAATCACGATTGAATAATTTAGGCAGAGCGAGAAGCACTGTGCCCCTTCCTTCCAAAGTCTTCACAGAACCGTCGGAACGAATGATCACAGCAGGATGATGGCCGGCGTACGAATAGGTCAAGAGCCTCTTCTCACGATCCAATCTCATGTAAACAGCGGTGATAAAGAAACCGCCGATCATACCCATCAAGGATTCATGGATCAAAGTTAGACCCTTGGCAGGACTTTCCGCAATGGGAGCGTTCATCTTGAAGGCCATGACCGCCATAGAAGAGACCATGGCAGCGGAGATCCCATGACCCGCAGCATCCGCAAAGAAGAAGTCCAACTCGCCTTGCTTGGCCATATCCGTCTTAATAAGATCCCCACCTACACTTTCCAAAGGTTTAAAGTAAGAGGAGATCCTGAAATTACCGGATTCAGGGAACTCCAGATCCACCAAGCTCTTCTGAGTGGATTGGGCAAGCTCCAGCTCCTCCTCAATATTGGCCTGGAATTTTTCCAATTGCACATCCGCACGCAATAAGGTTTCGAAAGTCCTCATACGAAACCCGATTACCAAGACGGAAAGAACGGAAGAAGAGATGAGACCGAAATAGTACATACCCACTTCTATCCTAGGATTTTTCACATTTATTCCGACGAAGAAGGCGATCGCAATGAAGATGAGAAGTACAGGGATCAGGACCCTTCTGTTATTGATCGAAACTCCAGTACTGAAAACTACCAGGATCAAACCGAACAGATAACCCAGATACAAACCGTTCGCGTACAAAAGATAGAAGGAATGCACGCTCATGATCGCAAAATGGAACAGTAGGACAGGGTCCGTATACTGTTTAAAACTCTTTAATTTAAAACTTAAGACAAGGGAAATTAGGATGAGAATAACATGAGTAACGCGGATCCATCTGGGATCGTAAAGACCTACATTGGCAGGATCTCCGAATAGCAAACCAAATCCTGCGAAGAAAATAAAAAGGAACATCGCAAATCGAAACCGAGAAAGGGATTCCTCGGATAAGAATTGCTTTAAGCTCGCGACAGTTGGCTCACTCTGATTCGTAGGATAGTTGGAAAAATTGTTCCCTGTAGACATCTGGAATCGCCG is from Leptospira langatensis and encodes:
- a CDS encoding SelL-related redox protein gives rise to the protein MKFLPKEVLEYPVKGRRLIGTVLGDNIPQKPSLLIYLRHLGCIFCRETVEDLRQISSRVSAFPPILFVHPDSVREGEEFFSRFWPEASAISDPDAGLYEYLKISEGNLIELAGPEVWVSAVRALTKGNFYGVQGRNILRMPGAFLVLKDRILWSHTYRHIGDEPDWTKLPGCTPIPSSVDDYDTGILPA
- a CDS encoding carcinine hydrolase/isopenicillin-N N-acyltransferase family protein; protein product: MCDTFVATPDLTSSGRMIFGKNSDREPNEAQCLVRLSEKNHKESSVRVSFLDIPQAKKSKEILISRPFHLWGAEMGANSKGVTIGNEAVFTRIPIEKKNNGLTGMDLLRIALERSDSASEAKDCIIEHLERFGQDACGGYANRNFFYHNSFIIADAKDAFVLETADKFWAWKKVHGFYSISNGLTLESNYDGLHSGAIDFARAKGWLRKGENFSFKGIFSDSLYTTFSKCKIRRGITSKAGEFFGSALGIPEAMQILRLEGSGQGSSPMKLTLGGFPSKDPRFNPSDAGMGSVCLHAGGPLSPNQTTSSFLAELDPDPTYSQFWATGTSIPSISIFIPFSLPGKAALEGKVVQPGATPDASLWWNHEILYRLCLRNYRKAVPIFSAELKEVQEKYIQKVEWTLSQPRHRSLDTISEEALTDAARLYSKWRNQVSELAAKGNLFPSAWVSPIYRASWAVWNRKARINSRVLDGSDLPFKPAFF
- a CDS encoding PP2C family protein-serine/threonine phosphatase translates to MSTGNNFSNYPTNQSEPTVASLKQFLSEESLSRFRFAMFLFIFFAGFGLLFGDPANVGLYDPRWIRVTHVILILISLVLSFKLKSFKQYTDPVLLFHFAIMSVHSFYLLYANGLYLGYLFGLILVVFSTGVSINNRRVLIPVLLIFIAIAFFVGINVKNPRIEVGMYYFGLISSSVLSVLVIGFRMRTFETLLRADVQLEKFQANIEEELELAQSTQKSLVDLEFPESGNFRISSYFKPLESVGGDLIKTDMAKQGELDFFFADAAGHGISAAMVSSMAVMAFKMNAPIAESPAKGLTLIHESLMGMIGGFFITAVYMRLDREKRLLTYSYAGHHPAVIIRSDGSVKTLEGRGTVLLALPKLFNRDYTVELSPGDKVLLFSDGLFEFYGEDQEFFGYDSFVKLLQDHTSKSGHEFLESVGKSVLNLHRSHLKDDMTMLLLEVL